The following proteins are encoded in a genomic region of Maribacter hydrothermalis:
- the accC gene encoding acetyl-CoA carboxylase biotin carboxylase subunit — protein sequence MFKKILIANRGEIALRVIRTCKEMGIKTVAVYSKADEESLHVRFADEAVCIGPAASSESYLKIPNIIAAAEITNADAIHPGYGFLSENSKFSRICAEHDIKFIGASGDQIDKMGDKATAKETMKEAGVPCVPGSEGLLKNVEDAKKVAKKMGYPVMIKATAGGGGKGMRAVMSEDKMEDLFSSAVNEATAAFGNGGMYMEKLIEEPRHIEIQIVGDQYGKACHLSERDCSIQRRHQKLTEETPSPFMTDKLREAMGEAAVRAAEYIKYEGAGTIEFLVDKHRKFYFMEMNTRIQVEHPITEQVIDYDLIREQILVAAGVPISGKNYLPKLHSIECRINAEDPYNNFRPSPGKITTLHTPGGHGIRMDTHVYSGYSIPPNYDSMIAKLITTAQTREEAINKMKRALDEFVIEGIKTTIPFHRQLMDHPDYLAGNYTTAFMNDWKMDPPKEE from the coding sequence ATGTTTAAAAAAATACTGATTGCAAATAGAGGTGAAATCGCTTTACGTGTTATTCGAACCTGTAAAGAAATGGGTATTAAAACCGTTGCTGTTTATAGTAAGGCAGATGAGGAAAGCTTACATGTGCGTTTTGCAGATGAAGCTGTATGTATTGGGCCTGCAGCCAGTAGCGAGTCTTATCTAAAAATACCAAATATAATTGCAGCTGCGGAAATCACAAATGCAGATGCTATTCACCCAGGTTATGGTTTTCTATCGGAAAACTCAAAATTCTCACGAATATGTGCTGAGCACGATATAAAGTTCATTGGAGCCTCTGGTGATCAAATAGACAAAATGGGAGATAAGGCGACTGCCAAAGAAACCATGAAAGAAGCTGGCGTGCCATGTGTGCCAGGTTCAGAGGGGCTATTAAAAAATGTTGAAGATGCAAAAAAGGTAGCCAAAAAAATGGGCTATCCGGTTATGATCAAAGCTACTGCCGGTGGTGGTGGTAAAGGAATGCGCGCTGTAATGTCTGAGGACAAAATGGAAGACCTTTTTAGCAGTGCTGTAAATGAGGCTACCGCTGCTTTTGGAAATGGGGGTATGTACATGGAAAAACTTATTGAAGAGCCACGACACATTGAAATTCAAATTGTTGGTGATCAATATGGCAAAGCATGTCACTTATCTGAGAGGGACTGTTCTATACAGCGTCGCCATCAAAAATTAACAGAGGAAACTCCGTCACCTTTCATGACAGATAAGTTAAGAGAGGCCATGGGAGAGGCTGCTGTTAGAGCTGCAGAATACATAAAATATGAAGGTGCTGGTACAATAGAATTTTTGGTAGATAAGCACCGTAAGTTCTATTTTATGGAGATGAATACCCGTATTCAGGTAGAGCACCCGATTACAGAGCAAGTAATAGATTACGATTTAATTCGTGAGCAGATTTTAGTAGCTGCCGGAGTTCCAATTTCTGGAAAAAATTATCTACCTAAATTACATTCTATTGAATGTAGAATTAATGCAGAAGATCCTTATAATAACTTTAGACCATCACCAGGTAAAATAACCACGTTACATACACCAGGTGGCCATGGAATTCGTATGGATACGCATGTATATAGTGGATACAGCATTCCACCAAATTACGATTCTATGATAGCTAAGTTGATTACTACGGCCCAAACTAGGGAAGAGGCTATTAACAAGATGAAGCGAGCGCTAG
- the accB gene encoding acetyl-CoA carboxylase biotin carboxyl carrier protein, with amino-acid sequence MDIKEIQSLIKFVAKSGASEVKLETDDIKITIRTGSLSTGNSEPTYVHTMPMAQQAMPAAAPVHTEQQVAASATSEADKKKAENDKYITIKSPIIGTFYRKPSPDKPVFVEVGDTIGSGDVLCVIEAMKLFNDIESEVSGTIVKILVDDSSPVEFDQPLFLVDPS; translated from the coding sequence ATGGATATTAAAGAAATTCAAAGCCTCATCAAGTTTGTTGCCAAATCTGGTGCGAGCGAGGTAAAATTGGAGACGGATGATATAAAAATTACCATCCGTACTGGAAGCTTGAGTACAGGAAATTCAGAACCAACCTATGTGCATACTATGCCAATGGCTCAACAAGCTATGCCGGCCGCTGCTCCTGTTCATACAGAACAACAAGTTGCCGCTAGCGCTACTTCTGAGGCAGACAAAAAGAAGGCAGAAAATGACAAATACATTACAATAAAGTCACCTATTATTGGTACTTTCTACAGAAAACCTTCTCCGGATAAACCTGTTTTTGTAGAGGTTGGCGATACCATTGGAAGCGGAGATGTTCTTTGTGTTATTGAAGCAATGAAATTGTTTAATGATATTGAATCTGAAGTTTCTGGAACAATAGTTAAAATATTGGTAGATGATTCTTCACCAGTAGAGTTTGATCAACCATTATTTTTGGTTGACCCTTCTTAA
- a CDS encoding beta-ketoacyl-ACP synthase III, whose product MTKITAAITAVGGYVPQFVMTNKMLEDLVDTNDEWITTRTGIKERRVLKKEEGEGTSYLAIKAAQDLMTKKGLDPLEIDLVIVATATPDSMVASTAAFVASEIGAVNAFAYDLLAACSSFLFGMSTVAGHIETGRYKKVLLIGADKMSSIIDYTDRTTCIIFGDGAGAVLFEPNNEGLGLQDEYLRADGSGRQFLGMEGGGSIMPATIESVTNKKHFIFQEGKTVFKFAVSNMADVAAKIMTRNELSEKDVDWLVPHQANKRIIDATAKRMGVDDSKVLMNIQRYGNTTSGTLPLLLFDYEKQLKKGDNLVFAAFGGGFTWGSIYLKWAYN is encoded by the coding sequence ATGACCAAAATTACAGCAGCTATAACCGCGGTAGGAGGCTATGTTCCCCAATTTGTAATGACGAATAAAATGCTTGAGGATTTGGTGGATACCAATGACGAATGGATTACCACAAGAACTGGTATAAAGGAAAGAAGAGTATTAAAAAAGGAAGAAGGCGAAGGAACATCATATTTAGCAATAAAAGCAGCACAAGACCTTATGACCAAGAAAGGTCTTGATCCATTAGAAATAGACTTGGTAATTGTTGCAACGGCCACTCCAGATAGTATGGTGGCTTCTACAGCTGCATTTGTAGCTTCAGAAATTGGAGCAGTAAATGCTTTTGCTTATGATTTGTTGGCTGCATGTTCAAGTTTTCTTTTTGGAATGTCTACTGTTGCAGGTCATATAGAAACTGGCAGATATAAAAAAGTGTTATTAATAGGCGCTGATAAAATGTCTTCAATTATAGATTATACAGATCGTACTACCTGTATTATTTTTGGTGATGGAGCTGGAGCAGTGCTATTTGAACCAAATAATGAGGGCTTAGGTTTACAAGATGAATATTTAAGAGCTGATGGTAGTGGAAGACAATTTTTAGGAATGGAAGGTGGGGGCTCAATTATGCCGGCCACAATTGAAAGTGTTACAAATAAAAAGCATTTTATTTTTCAAGAAGGTAAAACGGTTTTTAAGTTTGCTGTTTCTAATATGGCAGATGTAGCAGCTAAAATTATGACTAGAAATGAACTTTCTGAAAAAGATGTTGATTGGCTAGTGCCACATCAAGCAAATAAGCGTATTATCGATGCTACTGCTAAAAGAATGGGAGTAGACGATTCTAAGGTTTTGATGAATATACAGCGTTATGGAAACACTACGTCGGGGACATTACCACTATTATTATTCGATTACGAAAAACAGCTTAAAAAAGGAGATAACCTTGTATTTGCAGCCTTCGGTGGAGGGTTTACCTGGGGTTCTATATATTTAAAATGGGCTTATAACTAA
- the rpmF gene encoding 50S ribosomal protein L32, which produces MAHPKRKISKTRRDKRRTHYKAVAPTLAKDSSTGEMHLFHRAHWHEGKLHYRGQVLVDKTEEAEA; this is translated from the coding sequence ATGGCACATCCTAAAAGAAAAATTTCCAAAACAAGGAGAGACAAGAGAAGAACACATTACAAGGCAGTAGCACCTACATTGGCTAAGGATTCCTCAACAGGAGAAATGCACTTATTCCATAGAGCTCACTGGCACGAAGGTAAATTACATTATAGAGGTCAAGTTTTAGTTGATAAGACTGAAGAAGCAGAAGCGTAA
- a CDS encoding YceD family protein has protein sequence MKQKEFNIPFSGLKQGKHNFDYQIDNTFFDSFGYDEFNDANIKLDVVLHKTSTMMEVSLMASGTINVDCDITSEPYDQAISGDLHLVVKFGEEYNDENDEILILPHNEHQLNIAQYVYEMLVLAVPQKRIHPGIEDGTLKSEVLDRLKELQPKEKKSNKEENDPRWDELKKLLTDK, from the coding sequence ATGAAGCAAAAGGAGTTCAACATTCCTTTCTCAGGATTGAAGCAAGGAAAACACAACTTTGATTACCAGATTGACAATACGTTCTTTGATTCTTTTGGATATGATGAATTTAACGACGCCAACATCAAATTAGATGTTGTACTTCACAAAACAAGTACAATGATGGAGGTTAGTTTAATGGCATCAGGAACAATAAATGTTGATTGTGACATTACCAGCGAACCATATGATCAAGCTATTAGCGGCGATTTACATTTGGTGGTAAAGTTTGGTGAAGAGTATAATGATGAGAATGATGAAATATTAATTCTTCCTCATAACGAACACCAATTGAACATTGCCCAATACGTGTATGAAATGCTAGTATTGGCAGTTCCACAAAAAAGAATTCATCCTGGTATTGAAGATGGCACTTTAAAGTCTGAAGTGTTAGACAGGTTAAAGGAGCTTCAACCAAAAGAGAAAAAATCGAATAAAGAAGAAAACGATCCCCGTTGGGATGAATTAAAGAAACTATTAACGGATAAATAA